A genomic segment from Malaclemys terrapin pileata isolate rMalTer1 chromosome 1, rMalTer1.hap1, whole genome shotgun sequence encodes:
- the ACTR6 gene encoding actin-related protein 6 isoform X3, whose amino-acid sequence MYQVDFVDTNIIITEPYFNFSSIQDSMNEILFEEYQFQAVLRVNAGALSAHRYFRDNPSELCCIIVDSGYSFTHIVPYCRSKKKKEAIIRINVGGKLLTNHLKEIISYRQLHVMDETHVINQVKEDVCYVSQDFYKDMEIAKLKGEENTVMIDYVLPDFSTIKKGFCKPREEMVLSGKYKTGEQILRLANERFAVPEIIFHPSDIGIQEMGIPEAIVYSIQNLPEEMQPHFFKNIVLTGGNTLFPGFRDRVYSEVRCLTPTDYDVSVVLPENPITYSWEGGKLISENDDFEDMVVTREDYEENGHCICEEKFDI is encoded by the exons ATGTATCAG GTGGACTTTGTAGatacaaatattattattactgaaCCTTATTTTAACTTCAGTTCAATACAAGACTCTATGAATGAAATTTTATTTGAAGAATATCAATTTCAAGCAGTTCTTAGAGTAAATG CTGGGGCTCTCAGTGCACATAGATATTTCCGGGACAATCCATCCGAGCTATGTTGTATCATTGTGGACAGTGGCTACTCCTTTACACATATTGTACCTTACTGCAGaagtaaaaagaagaaagagGCAATTATTAG gATTAATGTTGGAGGAAAGCTCTTAACCAATCATCTAAAGGAGATAATCTCTTACAG GCAGCTACACGTTATGGATGAAACTCATGTAATTAATCAAGTGAAAGAAGATGTATGTTATGTATCTCAGGATTTTTACAAAGATATGGAGATTGCTAA GTTGAAAGGGGAAGAAAATACAGTAATGATAGACTATGTTTTGCCAGACTTCAGCACAATCAAAAAAGGGTTTTGTAAG CCAAGGGAAGAAATGGTGTTAAGTGGAAAATACAAGACTGGGGAACAAATACTTCGTCTAGCAAACGAGAGATTTGCTGTTCCAGAAATTATCTTCCATCCTTCAGATATTGGCATTCAAGAAATGGGAATTCCTGAAGCCATTGTTTATTCAATTCAGAACTTGCCTGAAG aAATGCAGCCTCACTTCTTCAAGAATATTGTTCTGACTGGGGGAAATACCCTTTTCCCAGGCTTCAGGGATCGAGTCTACTCTGAAGTTCGATGCCTCACTCCAACTGATTATGACGTTTCTGTTGTTCTGCCAGAAAA ccctattACTTATTCTTGGGAAGGTGGAAAGTTGATTTCTGAAAATGATGATTTTGAGGACATGGTAGTAACTAGAGAAGATTATGAAGAAAATGGACACTGTATTTGTGAAGAGAAATTTGATATTTAA
- the LOC128837585 gene encoding SRRM2 protein homolog rsr-2-like, with the protein MPEDSADGGEEEEDELAESTQHSVLPNSQDLFLTLTEVPSQASQASTQDSDPMEGTSAAANSSSLPPPARRLSQIRCRKKRTRDEMFSEIMESSRSDRAHLNEWKETVSKYRKEASEREDRRDQREDRRDQREDRRDTRDERWQQEDQRRQDATLGLLREQTDMLRRLVELQERMLENRLLLQPLFHPPPSPCSVSSSPRRVRTRGGGSVHLPIPPQ; encoded by the exons atgcctgaggattctgccgatgggggggaggaggaggaggatgagcttgcagagagcacacagcactccgttctccccaacagccaggatctttttctcaccctgactgaagtaccctcccaagcctcccaagccagtacccaagactctgaccccatggaagggacctcag cagctgcaaattcctcaagcctccctcctccagcccgaaggttatcacagataaggtgtcgtaagaagagaacgcgagatgagatgttttctgaaattatggaatccagccgcagtgacagagctcatctgaatgagtggaaggaaacagtttcaaagtataggaaagaagccagtgaacgtgaggacaggagggaccaacgtgaggacaggagggaccaacgtgaggacaggagggacactcgagatgagaggtggcagcaggaagaccagaggaggcaggatgcaacgctggggctgctgcgtgagcaaacagacatgctccggcgtctggtggagcttcaggaacggatgctggaaaacagactgctgcttcagcccctgttccaccctcccccctccccatgttccgtatcctcctcacccagacgtgtaagaacacgggggggaggctccgtacaccttcccattccaccccagtag
- the ACTR6 gene encoding actin-related protein 6 isoform X2, which translates to MATLVLDNGAYNAKIGYSHAHVSVIPNCQFRSKTARLKTFTANQLDEIKDPSGLFYILPFQKGYLVNWDVQRQVWDYLFGKEMYQVDFVDTNIIITEPYFNFSSIQDSMNEILFEEYQFQAVLRVNAGALSAHRYFRDNPSELCCIIVDSGYSFTHIVPYCRSKKKKEAIIRINVGGKLLTNHLKEIISYRQLHVMDETHVINQVKEDVCYVSQDFYKDMEIAKLKGEENTVMIDYVLPDFSTIKKGFCKPREEMVLSGKYKTGEQILRLANERFAVPEIIFHPSDIGIQEMGIPEAIVYSIQNLPEEMQPHFFKNIVLTGGNTLFPGFRDRVYSEVRCLTPTDYDVSVVLPEKLPGVISLS; encoded by the exons ATGGCGACGCTGGTGCTGGATAACGGCGCCTATAATGCCAAGATCGGCTACAGCCACGCGCACGTCAG TGTTATTCCCAACTGCCAGTTTAGATCAAAAACAGCACGTTTGAAAACTTTTACAGCCAATCAACTGGATGAAATTAAAGATCCCTCCGGACTCTTTTACATTCTCCCTTTTCAAAAG GGTTACTTGGTGAACTGGGATGTTCAGAGACAGGTTTGGGATTACCTTTTTGGAAAGGAAATGTATCAG GTGGACTTTGTAGatacaaatattattattactgaaCCTTATTTTAACTTCAGTTCAATACAAGACTCTATGAATGAAATTTTATTTGAAGAATATCAATTTCAAGCAGTTCTTAGAGTAAATG CTGGGGCTCTCAGTGCACATAGATATTTCCGGGACAATCCATCCGAGCTATGTTGTATCATTGTGGACAGTGGCTACTCCTTTACACATATTGTACCTTACTGCAGaagtaaaaagaagaaagagGCAATTATTAG gATTAATGTTGGAGGAAAGCTCTTAACCAATCATCTAAAGGAGATAATCTCTTACAG GCAGCTACACGTTATGGATGAAACTCATGTAATTAATCAAGTGAAAGAAGATGTATGTTATGTATCTCAGGATTTTTACAAAGATATGGAGATTGCTAA GTTGAAAGGGGAAGAAAATACAGTAATGATAGACTATGTTTTGCCAGACTTCAGCACAATCAAAAAAGGGTTTTGTAAG CCAAGGGAAGAAATGGTGTTAAGTGGAAAATACAAGACTGGGGAACAAATACTTCGTCTAGCAAACGAGAGATTTGCTGTTCCAGAAATTATCTTCCATCCTTCAGATATTGGCATTCAAGAAATGGGAATTCCTGAAGCCATTGTTTATTCAATTCAGAACTTGCCTGAAG aAATGCAGCCTCACTTCTTCAAGAATATTGTTCTGACTGGGGGAAATACCCTTTTCCCAGGCTTCAGGGATCGAGTCTACTCTGAAGTTCGATGCCTCACTCCAACTGATTATGACGTTTCTGTTGTTCTGCCAGAAAA gttaccaggagtgatatcactctcctga
- the ACTR6 gene encoding actin-related protein 6 isoform X1, translated as MATLVLDNGAYNAKIGYSHAHVSVIPNCQFRSKTARLKTFTANQLDEIKDPSGLFYILPFQKGYLVNWDVQRQVWDYLFGKEMYQVDFVDTNIIITEPYFNFSSIQDSMNEILFEEYQFQAVLRVNAGALSAHRYFRDNPSELCCIIVDSGYSFTHIVPYCRSKKKKEAIIRINVGGKLLTNHLKEIISYRQLHVMDETHVINQVKEDVCYVSQDFYKDMEIAKLKGEENTVMIDYVLPDFSTIKKGFCKPREEMVLSGKYKTGEQILRLANERFAVPEIIFHPSDIGIQEMGIPEAIVYSIQNLPEEMQPHFFKNIVLTGGNTLFPGFRDRVYSEVRCLTPTDYDVSVVLPENPITYSWEGGKLISENDDFEDMVVTREDYEENGHCICEEKFDI; from the exons ATGGCGACGCTGGTGCTGGATAACGGCGCCTATAATGCCAAGATCGGCTACAGCCACGCGCACGTCAG TGTTATTCCCAACTGCCAGTTTAGATCAAAAACAGCACGTTTGAAAACTTTTACAGCCAATCAACTGGATGAAATTAAAGATCCCTCCGGACTCTTTTACATTCTCCCTTTTCAAAAG GGTTACTTGGTGAACTGGGATGTTCAGAGACAGGTTTGGGATTACCTTTTTGGAAAGGAAATGTATCAG GTGGACTTTGTAGatacaaatattattattactgaaCCTTATTTTAACTTCAGTTCAATACAAGACTCTATGAATGAAATTTTATTTGAAGAATATCAATTTCAAGCAGTTCTTAGAGTAAATG CTGGGGCTCTCAGTGCACATAGATATTTCCGGGACAATCCATCCGAGCTATGTTGTATCATTGTGGACAGTGGCTACTCCTTTACACATATTGTACCTTACTGCAGaagtaaaaagaagaaagagGCAATTATTAG gATTAATGTTGGAGGAAAGCTCTTAACCAATCATCTAAAGGAGATAATCTCTTACAG GCAGCTACACGTTATGGATGAAACTCATGTAATTAATCAAGTGAAAGAAGATGTATGTTATGTATCTCAGGATTTTTACAAAGATATGGAGATTGCTAA GTTGAAAGGGGAAGAAAATACAGTAATGATAGACTATGTTTTGCCAGACTTCAGCACAATCAAAAAAGGGTTTTGTAAG CCAAGGGAAGAAATGGTGTTAAGTGGAAAATACAAGACTGGGGAACAAATACTTCGTCTAGCAAACGAGAGATTTGCTGTTCCAGAAATTATCTTCCATCCTTCAGATATTGGCATTCAAGAAATGGGAATTCCTGAAGCCATTGTTTATTCAATTCAGAACTTGCCTGAAG aAATGCAGCCTCACTTCTTCAAGAATATTGTTCTGACTGGGGGAAATACCCTTTTCCCAGGCTTCAGGGATCGAGTCTACTCTGAAGTTCGATGCCTCACTCCAACTGATTATGACGTTTCTGTTGTTCTGCCAGAAAA ccctattACTTATTCTTGGGAAGGTGGAAAGTTGATTTCTGAAAATGATGATTTTGAGGACATGGTAGTAACTAGAGAAGATTATGAAGAAAATGGACACTGTATTTGTGAAGAGAAATTTGATATTTAA